Proteins from one Oenanthe melanoleuca isolate GR-GAL-2019-014 chromosome 1, OMel1.0, whole genome shotgun sequence genomic window:
- the TASL gene encoding TLR adapter interacting with SLC15A4 on the lysosome, translating into MLSEGYLHRITYLCEDLNPALYKSLPDEGVYEMRPIKYSAAGEAQGRSLLQRCRSAGKCLSSVCSRGSKHSRRQKDNLPQPVQRPAPTGQPPPATHPCEELTQKVTYLVPPSCKSICKNYNDLHIAGDYVVPISSVSTDFACDSGIGPFLESSEIPPALESVQAPAAPRTLGRPAQGHSSCWRLASLGPHPQPLSDSALNEYLEQKLLELYKQYIMDSTANTASPTQILASELIMTNVDQITMQISRERNMETGKAKDIVITRFLQIASGKISSEMSTPTLHISQYSHINA; encoded by the coding sequence ATGCTGTCGGAAGGTTACCTTCACAGGATCACCTACCTTTGTGAAGACCTGAACCCTGCGCTCTACAAGAGTCTGCCTGATGAAGGGGTGTATGAAATGAGGCCCATTAAATATTCTGCCGCAGGTGAAGCACAAGGAAGAAGCCTCCTTCAGAGATGCAGATCTGCTGGCAAGTGCCTTTCCTCAGTCTGCTCTAGAGGAAGCAAGCACAGCAGAAGGCAGAAGGATAATCTCCCACAGCCTGTGCAGCGCCCAGCGCCCACGGGGCAGCCACCTCCAGCTACACACCCCTGTGAGGAGCTGACACAAAAGGTCACCTACCTGGTTCCACCTTCCTGCAAGAGCATCTGCAAGAACTACAACGATCTGCACATAGCTGGGGACTACGTGGTGCCCATCAGCTCAGTCAGCACAGATTTTGCTTGTGACAGTGGCATTGGCCCCTTCTTGGAGTCGTCGGAGATCCCTCCGGCCCTGGAGTCGGTGCAGGCGCCCGCGGCCCCCCGCACCCTGGGCAGGCCGGCCCAGGGCCACTCGTCGTGCTGGCGCCTGGCCAGCCTGGGGCCCCACCCGCAGCCCCTCTCCGACTCTGCCCTCAACGAGTACctggagcagaagctgctggagctgtaCAAGCAGTACATCATGGACAGCACTGCAAACACGGCATCCCCCACCCAGATCCTGGCCTCGGAGCTGATCATGACTAACGTGGATCAAATCACCATGCAGATATCCCGGGAGAGGAACATGGAGACTGGCAAGGCCAAAGACATTGTCATTACCCGCTTCTTGCAAATAGCCAGTGGCAAGATTTCCTCAGAAATGAGCACACCTACTCTGCATATTTCCCAATATAGTCACATTAATGCTTAG